In Primulina huaijiensis isolate GDHJ02 chromosome 6, ASM1229523v2, whole genome shotgun sequence, a single window of DNA contains:
- the LOC140979060 gene encoding uncharacterized protein encodes MTHSEVTGRMVKWTVELREYDIAYKPRVAIKAQALTDFLIEMIQLEEEEVWRVFVDIASNFSGYGVRVVLIAPSGEKVKLALRIDSWVTNNEAEYEAVLAGLQAAQEVGASRVIIYSDSQLVAQQIKGAYEAKNEKMVKYLGIITARATSLIDWGIEQIPREENVEADTLAKMAASMSDISTREVLCFTRLILFVDEDVPSARKNSWMTSLIEYITHAKLPEDRSQTLKIKKQAPRFVLLNDVLYRRSYQGPFFKCIAENEVEYVLREIHEGCCGEHLGGTALARKTILSGFWWPRMSQDTA; translated from the coding sequence ATGACACATTCTGAAGTCACGGGAAGAATGGTCAAGTGGACAGTAGAGCTCAGAGAATACGACATTGCGTATAAACCTCGGGTTGCTATAAAAGCCCAAGCATTAACAGACTTCTTGATAGAGATGATTCAACTAGAAGAGGAGGAAGTATGGAGAGTTTTTGTTGACATCGCATCAAACTTTTCAGGATATGGGGTCAGGGTAGTTTTGATTGCTCCATCAGGAGAGAAGGTTAAGCTAGCTTTGAGGATTGATTCCTGGGTCACCAATAACGAAGCTGAATATGAAGCTGTTCTGGCCGGATTACAAGCCGCCCAAGAGGTCGGAGCTTCTCGGGTCATTATTTACTCTGATTCTCAATTGGTCGCCCAGCAAATCAAAGGAGCGTATGAagccaaaaatgaaaaaatggtCAAATATTTGGGGATCATCACAGCCCGGGCAACATCCTTAATTGATTGGGGCATCGAGCAAATTCCCAGGGAAGAAAACGTGGAGGCTGACACCTTAGCCAAAATGGCTGCCTCCATGTCAGACATAAGCACCCGAGAAGTCTTGTGTTTTACCCGACTGATTCTCTTTGTTGATGAAGATGTTCCATCAGCTCGAAAGAATTCATGGATGACCTCTTTGATCGAGTATATAACTCATGCAAAGCTCCCAGAGGACCGGTCTCAAACTTTAAAAATCAAGAAGCAAGCACCCAGGTTCGTCCTTTTAAATGATGTTTTATACAGGAGGTCATATCAGGGCCCTTTTTTCAAGTGCATTGCAGAAAATGAAGTGGAGTATGTCCTCCGAGAAATCCATGAGGGATGTTGTGGTGAACATCTAGGCGGAACTGCCTTGGCTCGAAAAACGATACTATCTGGATTCTGGTGGCCTCGGATGAGTCAAGATACCGCTTAG